The Nitrosopumilus cobalaminigenes genome contains a region encoding:
- a CDS encoding DNA-directed RNA polymerase subunit K has product MIRLYNVLRKFSYLSKVEDPAIIEAPQPEEELDAEIEENAGLNKALDTYRKLIDRKDLVEPLTEKEQDSLEKRIKEIENREVVEKIEEHDPVEIPCEKNKITIGPPTLTRFEKARIMGARALQLSLGAPPFIPIPKSARISLDISMEELEERVIPITIRRVLPNGDYQNIPIDYFEK; this is encoded by the coding sequence ATGATTAGATTATATAACGTTTTAAGGAAATTTTCTTACTTGTCTAAAGTTGAAGATCCTGCAATCATTGAAGCACCACAACCTGAAGAGGAGCTTGATGCAGAAATAGAAGAAAACGCAGGATTAAACAAAGCATTAGATACATATCGAAAATTAATCGATAGAAAAGATCTTGTTGAACCATTAACTGAAAAAGAACAAGACAGTTTAGAAAAAAGAATTAAAGAAATTGAAAATAGAGAAGTCGTAGAAAAAATTGAAGAGCACGATCCAGTAGAAATCCCTTGTGAAAAAAACAAAATCACAATTGGACCACCAACATTAACTAGATTTGAAAAAGCAAGAATTATGGGAGCAAGAGCATTACAATTATCATTAGGAGCACCACCATTTATTCCAATTCCAAAATCAGCAAGAATTTCACTAGACATATCCATGGAAGAATTAGAGGAAAGAGTAATTCCAATCACAATTAGAAGAGTATTACCAAATGGAGATTATCAAAATATTCCAATTGATTATTTTGAGAAATAA
- a CDS encoding cyclophilin-like fold protein, producing the protein MSTSSVSRKQLVLEIRGKAKLSCDLKRHLSPRTVGTIMRSLPLEGHAHLLGKSILYFETSVDSGIERSRTEFKKGDVAYLPSSGSVCFFLNDAVFTKAMTPIGRLTENIDALKDVKSGDVFCIYEETD; encoded by the coding sequence TTGAGCACATCTTCAGTCTCCCGAAAACAACTAGTTTTAGAAATTCGAGGAAAAGCAAAACTTTCATGTGATCTTAAACGACATCTATCTCCTAGAACTGTTGGAACTATCATGAGATCTTTACCCTTAGAGGGACATGCTCATTTGTTGGGAAAAAGTATTTTGTATTTTGAAACAAGTGTTGATAGCGGGATTGAAAGATCTAGGACTGAATTCAAAAAAGGTGATGTTGCTTACTTACCATCCTCTGGAAGTGTTTGTTTTTTTCTAAATGATGCAGTCTTTACAAAAGCAATGACTCCAATAGGTAGGTTAACTGAAAATATTGATGCATTAAAGGATGTTAAATCTGGAGATGTATTTTGTATCTATGAAGAAACTGATTGA
- a CDS encoding MarR family transcriptional regulator — protein sequence MAGAKKPTTNKDKSGGSKDTKKKKDKGEGGPKKAEIVVKVNEAQALKIIQNSKVITVQDLARQTGVKISAANAFLKESTTKGVVKKVGGYSGHHLYQSVSS from the coding sequence ATGGCCGGAGCAAAGAAACCTACAACAAACAAAGACAAATCAGGTGGTTCTAAAGACACAAAGAAAAAGAAAGACAAGGGTGAAGGCGGACCAAAGAAAGCAGAGATAGTTGTAAAGGTAAACGAAGCTCAAGCATTAAAAATAATTCAAAATTCCAAAGTTATCACGGTTCAAGATCTTGCAAGACAAACAGGAGTAAAAATTTCTGCAGCAAATGCATTTCTTAAAGAATCTACAACCAAAGGGGTTGTGAAAAAAGTTGGCGGATATTCAGGCCATCATTTGTATCAATCAGTTTCTTCATAG
- a CDS encoding homospermidine biosynthesis protein, with amino-acid sequence MDPHEFHGKDIPHIKLDPKMTIEDLVNVFASSGYNGRQLGDAAKLYAKMIEEDATICLTVSGAMTPVGFGGIIKTLIEKGFVDWIVTTGANVYHEDHFAWGLPVKQGSFNVDDMKLYENEIVRIRDVYIKFHETLEAQDELVQKMFGEDFPDKPFTTAEFCNLMGKLSKEKSKHPEKSFITTAYDYDVPVYISTMKDSSLALNLAVHRLQDKTYNLDFVREIIEQAAILYGSKKSGILELGGGVPKNTAQQTGPLLDQILKRDDGGQDYIIQITDARPDTGGLSGATLQEGKSWGKVQDAHNGMVTVYADATIAFPILALYVLSNQKTRKPKRLYKKLNGLYSSLSEDYFKNPDNKIKKKN; translated from the coding sequence ATGGATCCACATGAATTTCATGGTAAGGATATTCCTCACATAAAATTAGATCCAAAAATGACCATAGAAGACTTGGTCAATGTATTTGCAAGTTCAGGATACAATGGAAGACAACTAGGAGATGCAGCAAAACTTTATGCAAAAATGATTGAAGAAGATGCAACAATTTGTCTTACAGTTTCTGGGGCAATGACACCCGTGGGATTTGGAGGAATAATCAAAACTCTCATAGAGAAAGGATTTGTGGATTGGATTGTAACAACAGGGGCAAATGTGTATCATGAGGATCATTTTGCATGGGGATTACCAGTCAAACAAGGAAGTTTCAATGTAGACGATATGAAATTGTATGAAAACGAAATTGTCAGAATCAGAGATGTTTACATCAAATTTCATGAAACATTAGAGGCACAAGATGAATTAGTTCAAAAAATGTTCGGAGAAGATTTTCCAGACAAGCCATTTACAACTGCAGAATTTTGTAATTTAATGGGAAAATTAAGTAAAGAAAAATCAAAGCATCCTGAAAAAAGTTTCATTACAACTGCATACGATTATGATGTACCAGTGTACATTTCAACTATGAAAGATTCATCACTTGCACTAAATTTAGCCGTTCATAGATTACAAGATAAAACATACAATTTGGATTTTGTACGAGAAATCATAGAACAAGCTGCAATTCTATATGGTTCAAAAAAATCAGGCATTTTAGAATTAGGAGGAGGGGTTCCAAAAAATACAGCACAGCAAACAGGTCCTCTATTAGATCAAATATTAAAACGAGATGATGGAGGTCAGGATTACATTATTCAAATCACAGATGCACGTCCAGATACAGGTGGACTATCAGGTGCAACATTACAAGAAGGAAAGAGTTGGGGAAAAGTTCAGGATGCGCATAATGGAATGGTCACAGTTTATGCAGATGCAACTATAGCATTTCCAATTCTTGCATTATACGTACTAAGTAATCAAAAAACAAGAAAGCCAAAAAGACTGTACAAGAAATTAAATGGATTGTATTCAAGTCTCAGTGAAGATTATTTCAAGAACCCAGATAACAAAATAAAAAAGAAAAACTAA
- a CDS encoding dicarboxylate/amino acid:cation symporter produces the protein MDVENLRISQMTLKNYIFKNLWLQVVLSLIIGLCVGLILGDDVGVGLDDDSLDSLSSYLKIPANIFLSVILMIIVPLIFASIVVAIANLGAKEKLKTLGLGIGVYFVITTTIAILIAITLASIIAPGSILDLTALQESHDLSEEDLKVTEGFSLDDIPEVVSNIIPRNPIVSYLEGQMFSILIMALIVGLSMAALPKDSVKPLLDLLESIQKITLYILLMAMKIVPFAVFGLIVGMVATVGIGTMVGLGVYMVTVVLGLGAMLLVYAMFIKFVAKRSFSSTFSKFRNPQTLAFSTASSMATMPMTLKTAEDDLKLDPRVSKFVIPLGTTVNMDGTALYQVIAVFFLAQLFAIELSMLSILVIIVTSLLASIGTPAVPGAGTIVLSTILITVGIPPVGILLLLSVDRILDMIRTMVNVTGDLTASCVFDKITRD, from the coding sequence ATGGATGTTGAAAATCTAAGAATATCTCAAATGACGTTAAAAAATTATATTTTTAAAAATTTGTGGCTACAAGTTGTTTTATCTTTAATCATAGGGCTTTGTGTAGGGTTAATTTTAGGTGATGATGTAGGTGTTGGGTTAGATGATGATTCTTTAGATTCTTTATCATCATATCTAAAAATCCCTGCCAACATATTTTTGAGTGTAATTTTGATGATAATAGTCCCATTGATCTTTGCATCAATTGTTGTTGCTATTGCTAATTTGGGTGCAAAAGAAAAACTAAAAACTCTGGGGTTGGGCATTGGTGTTTATTTTGTTATTACTACCACAATTGCAATTCTCATTGCAATCACTCTTGCATCAATTATTGCTCCTGGAAGTATTCTTGATCTTACTGCGCTTCAAGAATCACATGATCTTTCTGAGGAAGATTTGAAAGTTACAGAAGGTTTTTCATTAGATGATATTCCTGAAGTGGTATCAAACATTATTCCACGAAATCCGATTGTTTCTTATCTTGAAGGACAAATGTTTAGCATTTTGATAATGGCTCTAATTGTTGGTTTGTCGATGGCGGCTCTTCCAAAAGATTCCGTTAAACCTTTACTTGATTTACTAGAATCTATTCAAAAAATTACGTTATACATTCTACTCATGGCTATGAAGATTGTACCCTTTGCCGTTTTTGGTTTAATTGTAGGTATGGTTGCCACAGTAGGAATTGGAACAATGGTTGGACTTGGAGTATACATGGTCACCGTAGTTTTGGGACTTGGAGCTATGTTGTTGGTATATGCAATGTTCATAAAGTTTGTAGCAAAAAGATCATTTTCTTCTACATTTTCTAAATTCCGCAATCCTCAAACATTGGCTTTCTCAACTGCAAGTTCAATGGCAACAATGCCAATGACACTAAAGACTGCTGAGGATGATCTAAAATTAGATCCTCGTGTTTCAAAATTTGTGATTCCTCTAGGAACAACTGTGAATATGGATGGTACTGCTCTGTATCAAGTAATTGCCGTCTTCTTTTTGGCACAACTCTTTGCAATTGAATTGAGTATGCTCTCTATACTTGTGATAATTGTTACTTCTCTTTTGGCATCTATTGGAACTCCTGCTGTTCCGGGAGCTGGAACAATTGTTTTATCTACAATTTTAATAACTGTAGGAATTCCCCCTGTTGGAATCTTACTATTGCTGTCTGTGGATAGAATATTGGATATGATTAGAACTATGGTGAATGTCACTGGAGATCTTACCGCGTCTTGCGTATTTGATAAAATAACGCGAGATTAA
- a CDS encoding pentapeptide repeat-containing protein, with amino-acid sequence MEPSDVFRKRNLSKVNFEYEELIGRDLSDSNMKGVNLKNRDIHNADLSCTDLSGADLSGAILFYVKLRGADMRGVDLSNAKLWDAELYGADLRGADLKGADLFYTDLRSVDFSQANLSGVNLRHANFEGAILNEADLSNANYDSHTLDTLSKITKEELKKQGNSW; translated from the coding sequence ATGGAACCATCAGATGTTTTTCGAAAGAGAAATCTTTCAAAAGTAAATTTTGAATATGAAGAATTGATTGGCAGGGATTTATCAGACTCCAACATGAAAGGAGTAAACCTCAAAAACAGAGATATTCACAATGCAGATTTGAGTTGTACGGATCTTTCTGGGGCTGATTTAAGCGGAGCAATTCTATTCTATGTTAAATTAAGAGGAGCTGACATGAGAGGGGTGGATTTATCAAATGCAAAATTATGGGATGCAGAATTGTACGGAGCTGATTTGCGAGGAGCTGATTTGAAAGGTGCTGATTTATTTTATACAGATTTACGAAGTGTTGATTTTAGTCAAGCAAATCTAAGCGGAGTAAATCTTAGACATGCAAATTTTGAAGGGGCAATTCTAAATGAAGCAGATTTATCAAATGCAAATTATGATTCCCATACATTAGATACATTATCAAAAATTACAAAAGAAGAATTAAAGAAACAAGGCAATTCATGGTAA
- a CDS encoding threonine--tRNA ligase, with protein MRILQLHCDHIEYTPTKKEIKSAEDIENPQTQRLEELVVVFVAIEDGDDSSVAQNAISQIKASMEKIGSKKLLLYPYAHLSSNLAKPSIAMSLLKEMEDGASELEVSHSPFGWTKSYKIQVKGHPLAESSKVVTKDSADSKPDEEITSDALKGESKIRSYWKILSPDGTMTNIGDFNFSKYPKLEILAKYESAKIRKVDQPPPHVALMKKMGISDYEPASDSGNMRFYPNGRLIKSLIERYVTDRVKEYGGYEVETPIMYDSEHPSMVSYFNRFPARQYNIDSEGKKLFLRFAACFGQFLMANQYQLSYKNLPYKLYELTRYSFRREQSGELVGLRRLRAFTMPDCHAFCKDMAQAVDEIKVRFDLSQSVLRELGIDENDYDMAIRFTEDFYNENKTAIEELVKKHGRPVLVEMWKEKFFYFVLKWEFNFIDGHGKASALSTDQIDVENGHRYGIDFVDENNTKQHPIILHNSPSGAIERIIYALLEKAAKDSYEGRKPQFPLWLAPTQVRIIPLKEEFNEFTETLSDKISTNDVRVDIDDRNESIGKRIREAEKEWIRYILVIGEKEANSQNLSIRDRVSGDVRELPFDDFIKEINDQTSGKPFTGLNLPKHLSKRPNLMV; from the coding sequence ATGCGTATATTGCAACTTCATTGTGATCATATTGAGTATACTCCAACTAAAAAGGAGATTAAATCTGCTGAGGATATTGAAAATCCTCAAACTCAAAGATTAGAAGAACTTGTAGTTGTATTTGTTGCTATAGAAGATGGTGATGATTCATCTGTTGCCCAAAATGCAATTTCTCAAATTAAAGCATCCATGGAAAAAATTGGATCTAAAAAATTATTGTTATATCCTTATGCACACTTGAGTTCTAATCTTGCAAAACCTTCCATTGCAATGTCTTTACTAAAAGAAATGGAAGATGGTGCATCTGAACTAGAAGTTTCACATTCTCCATTTGGTTGGACAAAATCATATAAAATTCAAGTCAAAGGTCACCCTCTTGCAGAAAGCTCCAAGGTTGTAACAAAAGATTCTGCAGATTCTAAACCTGACGAGGAAATAACATCAGATGCTCTTAAGGGAGAATCTAAAATACGCTCATACTGGAAAATACTTTCTCCAGATGGAACCATGACTAACATTGGTGATTTTAATTTCTCAAAATATCCTAAATTAGAAATTTTAGCAAAATATGAATCTGCAAAAATTAGAAAAGTTGATCAACCTCCACCTCATGTAGCATTGATGAAAAAAATGGGCATTTCTGATTATGAACCTGCATCTGATTCTGGAAATATGAGATTTTATCCAAATGGAAGATTGATCAAATCCTTGATTGAACGTTATGTTACTGATAGAGTTAAGGAATATGGTGGATACGAAGTTGAAACTCCGATAATGTATGATTCAGAGCATCCTAGTATGGTTAGTTACTTTAATCGATTTCCTGCAAGACAGTACAATATTGATTCAGAAGGCAAAAAACTATTTTTAAGATTTGCTGCATGTTTTGGTCAATTCTTAATGGCTAACCAATACCAATTATCTTACAAAAATTTGCCCTACAAACTCTATGAACTTACAAGATATAGCTTTAGACGAGAACAATCTGGAGAATTAGTTGGTTTAAGACGACTTAGAGCCTTTACCATGCCTGATTGTCATGCATTTTGTAAAGATATGGCTCAAGCAGTTGATGAAATCAAGGTTCGTTTTGATCTTTCACAAAGTGTTCTACGTGAACTTGGTATAGATGAAAATGATTATGATATGGCAATTAGATTTACTGAGGACTTTTACAATGAGAATAAAACTGCAATAGAAGAACTAGTCAAGAAACATGGAAGACCTGTGTTGGTAGAGATGTGGAAAGAGAAATTCTTTTACTTTGTTTTAAAATGGGAGTTTAACTTTATTGACGGTCATGGAAAAGCATCTGCATTATCTACAGATCAGATTGATGTTGAAAACGGACATAGATATGGAATTGACTTTGTTGATGAAAACAATACAAAACAACATCCTATCATTTTACACAATTCTCCTAGTGGTGCAATTGAGAGAATCATCTATGCATTATTGGAAAAAGCTGCTAAAGATTCCTATGAAGGACGTAAACCTCAATTCCCCCTGTGGTTAGCTCCTACTCAAGTTAGGATAATTCCACTTAAAGAAGAATTTAATGAGTTTACTGAAACTCTGAGTGATAAAATTTCAACAAATGATGTACGTGTTGATATTGATGATAGAAATGAAAGTATTGGAAAAAGAATTCGTGAAGCTGAAAAAGAATGGATTAGATATATTCTTGTAATCGGTGAAAAGGAAGCAAATTCACAAAATCTTAGCATACGTGATAGAGTTTCTGGTGATGTCCGAGAATTACCCTTTGATGATTTCATTAAAGAAATTAATGATCAAACTAGTGGAAAACCATTCACTGGATTGAACCTGCCAAAACATCTCTCTAAGAGACCTAATTTGATGGTGTAA
- the speB gene encoding agmatinase: MSFLDLYMNKNPLITASDDDSEPVATIFGIPFDATHSYKPGCRFGPDSIRDSFNNIEIFHPDLGIDLETVNIEDLGNTRHTVVASEMIDMVKKITTELVSKQRQLFILGGEHSITYGTYTSFPKDTGYVVFDAHYDLRDEFADIKLSHASYLRRVVEERGSENILHVGARAFVKEELEFLTENKIKTISYKQIREGKGPSLLKDYVSTFDTMYSSFDLDVLDPAYAPGVGNPEADGITSRELFDMIRTLENTEVTGVDIVELNPYHDNGATASLAAKIISTLIAINLSQNN; this comes from the coding sequence ATGAGTTTTCTAGATCTATACATGAACAAAAACCCCCTAATTACTGCCTCTGATGATGATTCTGAGCCTGTAGCTACCATATTTGGTATTCCTTTTGATGCCACTCATTCATACAAACCTGGATGCCGATTTGGACCTGATTCAATTCGTGATTCATTTAACAATATTGAGATTTTTCATCCTGATCTTGGAATCGATTTAGAAACTGTAAATATTGAGGATTTAGGAAATACTCGACATACTGTTGTTGCATCTGAGATGATTGACATGGTTAAAAAAATCACCACTGAACTTGTTTCAAAACAAAGACAATTGTTCATTTTGGGTGGTGAACACTCTATCACATATGGAACGTATACTAGTTTTCCAAAAGATACTGGATATGTTGTATTTGATGCCCATTATGATTTACGTGATGAATTTGCTGACATTAAATTAAGTCATGCCTCCTATTTGAGAAGAGTTGTTGAAGAACGTGGTTCTGAAAATATCTTACATGTGGGTGCCAGAGCATTTGTAAAAGAAGAGTTGGAATTTCTTACTGAAAATAAAATTAAAACTATTTCATACAAACAAATTCGTGAAGGTAAAGGACCAAGCCTTCTAAAAGACTATGTTTCTACATTTGATACAATGTATTCAAGTTTTGATCTTGATGTTTTGGATCCTGCATATGCCCCTGGTGTAGGTAATCCTGAAGCTGATGGAATTACGTCTAGGGAATTATTTGACATGATTCGTACTTTAGAAAATACCGAAGTAACTGGTGTGGATATTGTGGAGTTAAATCCCTATCATGATAATGGGGCTACAGCATCTTTGGCTGCAAAAATTATCTCTACTTTGATTGCAATTAATTTATCTCAAAATAATTAA
- a CDS encoding CDP-alcohol phosphatidyltransferase family protein, which yields MLNNLRETLRPTLEKIGKGFASTGLSANFWTFVGLGFALVSAVVYGMGIEFGLIIGGILLLVSGFFDMVDGQVARVTGKTSKKGEYLDSMFDKISEVAIFLGILVGGYAEPYLVLLAITLSLLVSYARAKSDIINIKLQGIGIGERAERLLVIAIVGIIGFMDYAVIIVVIIAGITLIQRMIFTAKNIKE from the coding sequence GTGTTAAACAATCTCAGAGAAACACTTCGCCCTACTTTAGAAAAGATTGGAAAAGGATTTGCATCTACTGGATTATCTGCCAATTTCTGGACTTTTGTAGGTTTAGGGTTTGCACTAGTTTCTGCAGTTGTTTATGGGATGGGAATTGAATTTGGATTAATTATTGGTGGTATACTATTGCTTGTTTCTGGATTTTTTGATATGGTCGATGGTCAAGTTGCACGAGTTACAGGAAAGACCTCGAAAAAAGGTGAATATCTTGATTCGATGTTTGACAAGATTTCTGAAGTTGCAATCTTTTTAGGTATTCTTGTAGGTGGATATGCAGAACCATATCTAGTATTACTTGCAATCACGTTATCTTTGTTAGTTAGTTATGCTAGAGCAAAATCCGATATTATCAATATCAAACTTCAAGGTATTGGAATTGGAGAAAGAGCTGAAAGGCTCTTGGTAATTGCAATAGTAGGAATAATTGGTTTTATGGATTATGCTGTAATTATAGTGGTGATAATAGCTGGAATAACTTTAATTCAAAGAATGATTTTCACTGCAAAAAATATTAAAGAATAA
- a CDS encoding 30S ribosomal protein S26e has product MPLKRASRGRTKGGKGSSGVVQCTNCGQTVPKDKAKKVTSRLNLVEHTLAKELRAQGAYIASPTVLKHYCISCAIHFKILKIRSADNRRKRGKLR; this is encoded by the coding sequence ATGCCACTTAAGCGTGCAAGTAGAGGTCGAACAAAAGGAGGAAAAGGTTCCTCAGGAGTTGTACAATGTACGAACTGCGGACAAACAGTTCCAAAAGACAAGGCAAAAAAAGTAACTTCTAGATTAAATCTAGTAGAACATACTTTAGCCAAAGAACTCCGTGCACAAGGCGCTTACATCGCATCACCAACAGTTTTGAAACATTATTGTATTTCATGTGCAATTCACTTTAAGATTCTAAAAATTAGATCAGCAGACAATAGAAGAAAACGTGGAAAACTTCGTTAG
- a CDS encoding PfkB family carbohydrate kinase gives MKLAVFSHCAIDTITIGENNYEQIGGAACYCGITARQFKFDVDLFTKFGPDFPKQYLSEQKINFPNSESKINTTKFAISITGSDRTLKLENKCEDIDYPGVDADGHLVSPIFNEISTDTFKKIKNDSNFLLVDPQGFFRQKDSQNNVFLQKTDLDLSQVNAIKVNPEESKQIVDGTPDEIMLSLQKKGIEYVLFTNKTDVSLLVKDKIYSITLPNKQVHDTTGVGDIFCAAFTCTMLKEKDFLWALCFAGGAAQAALESNKVGLQKIPKKGTIETNASYFYNLVKFRDL, from the coding sequence ATGAAATTAGCAGTATTTTCTCACTGTGCAATTGATACTATTACTATTGGCGAAAATAACTATGAACAAATTGGCGGAGCTGCTTGTTATTGTGGGATTACTGCCAGACAATTCAAATTCGATGTTGATTTGTTTACAAAATTTGGACCTGATTTTCCAAAACAATATCTAAGTGAACAAAAAATTAATTTTCCAAATTCTGAATCTAAAATAAATACCACAAAATTTGCAATTTCGATTACTGGTTCAGATAGAACACTAAAACTTGAAAATAAATGTGAGGATATTGATTATCCTGGAGTTGATGCTGATGGGCATTTGGTCAGTCCTATTTTTAATGAAATTTCTACTGATACATTCAAAAAAATAAAAAATGATTCCAATTTCCTTCTTGTTGATCCACAAGGATTTTTCCGACAAAAAGATTCACAAAACAATGTATTTTTACAAAAAACTGATCTTGATTTATCTCAAGTTAATGCAATAAAAGTAAACCCTGAAGAATCAAAACAAATTGTTGATGGAACTCCTGATGAAATTATGTTATCTTTACAGAAGAAAGGGATTGAATATGTATTGTTTACAAACAAAACTGATGTTTCATTATTGGTAAAAGATAAAATTTATTCTATTACTTTGCCCAATAAACAAGTTCACGATACTACTGGTGTTGGAGATATTTTTTGTGCTGCATTTACTTGTACAATGCTTAAAGAAAAAGACTTTTTGTGGGCTCTTTGTTTTGCTGGAGGGGCAGCCCAAGCTGCATTAGAATCTAATAAAGTGGGCTTGCAAAAAATTCCTAAAAAAGGCACAATTGAAACTAATGCTTCATATTTTTACAATTTGGTAAAATTCCGAGATTTGTAA
- a CDS encoding NAD(+)/NADH kinase produces MQIGIYGSGTADSAAKTIKKILDESGIKSFPITKSKNKPADCIIVLGGDKGVRNYFHRTFDSTLPVLGVSEGEASGFLAQIELREFSTYVNVLKKQNYTVEEVPRLGVKIDGKNVYPVLNDVAVFSSKSAMLMEHTLRVNGDEVWHDNSDGIIVSTPIGSSAYSMSAGGPVLFQDSAVFEIISVNSLDVTRRPIIVSNDSSIEIDDISARLHCEVVLDGLDRYKVNKTVECTQFFPPAKIIRLKKDSTAISALAKKVHLAEELLSMPPSSKLLLKTLEYEGALTQKDLANKTLLPDRTVRLALSHLLKKGYVKKKVSIRDARQKIYEISKIE; encoded by the coding sequence ATGCAAATAGGGATTTATGGTTCAGGTACAGCTGATTCTGCTGCAAAGACAATCAAAAAGATCCTTGACGAGTCTGGAATCAAATCATTCCCAATCACAAAATCCAAGAACAAACCTGCAGACTGTATTATTGTATTGGGTGGAGATAAGGGTGTCCGAAATTATTTTCATAGAACATTTGATTCAACACTGCCAGTATTGGGAGTCAGTGAAGGTGAAGCAAGTGGATTTTTGGCTCAAATTGAATTAAGAGAATTTTCAACATATGTCAATGTTTTAAAAAAACAAAACTACACTGTGGAAGAGGTTCCACGTCTTGGCGTAAAAATAGATGGAAAAAATGTTTACCCTGTACTAAATGACGTTGCAGTTTTTTCATCAAAAAGTGCAATGTTGATGGAACATACCCTACGTGTTAATGGTGATGAAGTATGGCACGATAACAGTGATGGAATTATAGTTTCAACTCCTATTGGTTCTTCTGCATATTCCATGTCTGCAGGTGGGCCTGTACTTTTTCAAGATTCTGCTGTGTTTGAAATAATTTCAGTCAACTCCCTTGATGTAACTCGTAGACCCATTATTGTTTCAAATGATAGCTCAATTGAGATTGATGATATTTCTGCAAGATTACATTGTGAGGTAGTTCTTGATGGTTTGGATAGATACAAAGTTAACAAAACTGTTGAATGCACCCAATTCTTTCCTCCTGCAAAAATTATCAGATTAAAAAAAGATTCTACTGCTATTTCAGCACTTGCAAAAAAGGTACATTTGGCTGAAGAATTACTCAGTATGCCTCCAAGTTCAAAACTATTGCTAAAAACTCTAGAATATGAGGGGGCACTTACTCAAAAAGATCTGGCCAACAAAACTTTGCTTCCTGATAGAACTGTTAGATTGGCATTAAGTCATTTGTTGAAAAAGGGATATGTGAAAAAGAAAGTTTCCATTCGAGATGCAAGACAAAAAATTTATGAAATTTCTAAAATAGAATAA
- a CDS encoding matrixin family metalloprotease: MILLSIAVATIIFVPLDVWAEDDKQWNELKVWKESTDNKIPVLIIRDAKVSETQVDIVEDAINSKEKNSGRTLFLGWNEGIKEISESYGVNVPTLEIQHKLDRTEAITIFLRDKPSQNNFNGYTNLFYDKNGKIQRALVTIYNTDDLNKSELESIIRHEIGHALGLGHTNVENDLMQPKINMNYNAISLFDLQALALIY; encoded by the coding sequence ATGATACTGCTAAGTATAGCAGTGGCAACTATCATCTTTGTTCCGCTAGATGTGTGGGCAGAAGATGATAAGCAATGGAATGAATTAAAAGTGTGGAAAGAGTCAACAGACAACAAAATTCCAGTCTTAATTATTAGAGATGCAAAAGTCAGTGAAACTCAGGTTGACATTGTAGAAGATGCAATCAATTCTAAAGAAAAAAATTCAGGAAGAACTCTATTTCTCGGATGGAATGAAGGAATAAAAGAAATTTCAGAATCATATGGAGTAAATGTTCCTACATTAGAAATCCAACACAAGTTAGACAGAACAGAAGCCATCACGATATTCCTGAGAGACAAACCCAGTCAAAACAACTTCAACGGATATACAAATCTGTTTTATGACAAAAATGGGAAAATCCAAAGAGCACTCGTGACAATTTACAACACTGATGATCTAAACAAATCAGAACTAGAGTCAATCATAAGACATGAGATAGGACATGCATTGGGATTAGGACATACAAATGTTGAAAATGATCTAATGCAACCAAAAATCAACATGAACTACAATGCAATATCGCTCTTTGATTTGCAAGCTCTTGCACTCATCTACTAA